A region of the Kaistia geumhonensis genome:
TGTGGTCACGCCACAAGACGAGGCAGCGTGCCCAACTGTGACATGCATCCGGCCACCCGCGAGAAATTTCCTGGGCACGTCACAGTCATCCGTGATGCCTCGTCAAGTCTGCGAGCGTCGCTGAACGGCGCCCCAGAAGAAGGAAATAAACATGAGCGATACCACACGGCTGATCTGGCACGAGGTTGCACCGCAGGGCGCAAAGGCGCTGTTCGGCATCCATCACTATATCACCACGGGCACCAACCTGACGGAGCAACTCATACATCTCGTCTTCCTGCGGGTCTCGCAGATCAACGGCTGTGCCCATTGCATCGACCTTCACACGCGGGACCTACTTAAGACGATGTCCATCGACAAGGTCGCGCTAGTGCCGGTCTGGGCAGAAGTGCCTCATCTTTTCCCAGAACAGTATCGCGCTGCGCTGGCCTGGGCCGAAGAGGTGACGTTGGTCAGTGACACACATGCGTCAGACGAAGCTTATGCGGCGGCTGCAGCTGCATTCGAGCCAAAGGACCTTGTCGATCTCACCGTCGCCATTGCCGCGATGAATGCCTTCAATCGACTCGGCGCGCCGTTCCGCCTGCCCGTAAAGGCGCTGGCCTGACCAAGCTTTCAAAGCGATCCTCGCACTGATCGCAAAGTCCGCACTCTCCGCACGCCGGAGGACATTGTTCCTGAGAACAGTCTGGGCACGCGAAGCTCGGGCTGTGCCGGACAATCGGACAGGACATTCGAGCCAAGAGGCGCGTGTCAGCAATCGATCGACGTTACCGTTACGATGCATCACCGCAGATATCGACTGGGTCGGTTCCCTCGCGCTCCCCGCGTGACGCGATGACGACCGGCCGCATCATCTCACCACCGCTTCAGCGTCTCTTCGGTCGTTGTCTCGACGCGGGCGTTCGGCCGCGTGAAGAGATCCTCCCGCAGCCTCGTGCCGAGGCCCGGCCGATCGGGCAACAGGATATGGCCGTCGCGGATCTCGATGCGGTCGGTGACGACGTCGTCGTACCAGCCGTCAACATAGCCGCGCACGGTTTCCATGATCATCGCGTTGGGGATGTGGTGCATCAGGTGCGTCGCCGCCCACAAGGCGACGGGGCCGATCGTGTCGTGGCAGGTCACGGGGAGGAAATAGGTGTCGGCCATGGCGGCGATCTTGCGCCCCTCCGTCAAACCGCCACCCCATGAAAGATCAGGCATGACGATGTCGGTGGCGCCTCGCTCGATCCAGGGACGGAAGCCGAATCGCGTGAAGACGCGTTCGCTCTGGCAGATCGGGATATTTGTCGTCTGCTTGAGCCTTACATAAGGCTCGACATTGTCCGGCGGCATGATTTCCTCGAGCCAGAGGATGTCGAGAGGCTCGATGGCACGCGCGATCTTGACGGCCGTGCCGACGTCCCAGCGCGCATGACCTTCGATCGCGATCTCCATCCGGTCGCCGACGGCGCGGCGGATATCCTCGATGATCGCGACGCCGGCCTTGAGCTCGTCGTTCGACAGCGCGT
Encoded here:
- a CDS encoding carboxymuconolactone decarboxylase family protein produces the protein MSDTTRLIWHEVAPQGAKALFGIHHYITTGTNLTEQLIHLVFLRVSQINGCAHCIDLHTRDLLKTMSIDKVALVPVWAEVPHLFPEQYRAALAWAEEVTLVSDTHASDEAYAAAAAAFEPKDLVDLTVAIAAMNAFNRLGAPFRLPVKALA
- a CDS encoding mandelate racemase/muconate lactonizing enzyme family protein, encoding MKITRIETLWFEALPQAEWAKLNAKARQALPNNLWVRIHTDTGLIGIGETYYLPRAVSSVIHDVFAPLLIGRDPRDIENHWQNMFALVNFCGAYGAEMRAISAADVALWDLFGQHAGEPIYTLLGGRSRDRIRAYNTCVGFGKYDDLTAWLNGRAGELASDLLAQGITAMKIWPFDQFAPTLSGPVDIRKPMVIWGAQSAAGPRGHALSNDELKAGVAIIEDIRRAVGDRMEIAIEGHARWDVGTAVKIARAIEPLDILWLEEIMPPDNVEPYVRLKQTTNIPICQSERVFTRFGFRPWIERGATDIVMPDLSWGGGLTEGRKIAAMADTYFLPVTCHDTIGPVALWAATHLMHHIPNAMIMETVRGYVDGWYDDVVTDRIEIRDGHILLPDRPGLGTRLREDLFTRPNARVETTTEETLKRW